From the Synechococcus sp. HK01-R genome, one window contains:
- a CDS encoding prephenate/arogenate dehydrogenase, whose translation MQQQLVCPPQVPGRVGIVGLGLIGGSLALDLQALGCEVHGLCHRQETVGRALERGLAQRVSTNPADLARCELVILALPIERLLDPDPALVAALPKQAVITDVGSVKTPVLEVWRARHPRFIASHPMAGTAEAGVEAGVRDLFRGRPWVATPDASSDPEALAMVEGMARALGSHWLTADPERHDQAVALISHVPVLVSAALLRAVGTERDPAVRALACQLASSGFADTTRVGAGNPVLGTAMASRNTAAVLRGLAAYRWSLEQLEEAILEGNWPQLERELEQTRSLRPAFLTAPGELMNP comes from the coding sequence ATGCAGCAGCAGCTGGTTTGCCCCCCCCAGGTCCCAGGCAGGGTGGGCATTGTTGGCCTGGGGCTGATCGGCGGATCGCTCGCCTTGGATCTCCAGGCCCTTGGTTGTGAGGTGCACGGCCTCTGCCATCGTCAAGAGACGGTCGGGCGGGCCCTGGAGCGGGGACTTGCCCAACGGGTGAGCACGAACCCAGCCGATCTGGCCCGCTGCGAGCTGGTGATCCTCGCCCTTCCAATCGAACGCTTGCTCGACCCTGATCCCGCTCTGGTGGCGGCCTTACCGAAGCAGGCGGTGATCACGGATGTGGGGTCGGTCAAGACGCCGGTGCTGGAGGTCTGGCGTGCCCGCCATCCCCGTTTCATCGCCAGCCATCCGATGGCGGGCACGGCTGAGGCGGGTGTTGAGGCAGGTGTGCGCGATCTCTTCCGCGGACGTCCCTGGGTGGCCACACCTGACGCGTCCAGCGATCCCGAAGCGCTGGCCATGGTGGAAGGAATGGCACGCGCCCTTGGTAGCCACTGGCTGACAGCGGATCCAGAGCGTCACGATCAGGCCGTCGCACTCATTTCCCATGTGCCGGTGCTTGTGAGTGCGGCCCTTTTGCGAGCTGTGGGGACGGAGCGTGATCCAGCGGTGCGGGCGCTCGCCTGTCAGTTGGCCTCCAGCGGGTTCGCCGACACAACGCGCGTGGGGGCAGGCAATCCGGTCCTTGGCACGGCGATGGCCTCTCGCAACACCGCTGCGGTGCTGAGAGGTCTGGCTGCCTATCGCTGGAGCCTCGAGCAGTTGGAGGAGGCGATCCTGGAGGGGAACTGGCCACAGCTGGAGCGTGAACTGGAGCAGACACGGTCGCTCAGGCCTGCATTTCTGACTGCACCCGGTGAGCTCATGAATCCTTGA
- a CDS encoding helicase, with the protein MLEAHAHQQLKQLLLQERSAWPHHLTLSRLIARGLRRRDHALIQLSPCSQDQWWLGLLVPLSLQSRHCVLVLEDQQRQRLLQVERPRLQAEGLQLPCWQGLEAPQGDQLWLLNTQELVEAQRLGLLRAHHLLIIPEADQLSQRLRRAMALTLTASDWESLRRAQPSADGALLELYERLSRQLFGQATHSDASVRLQSCQLQSLRDLLSLLQPLPAPWARVLAADPQHWASWAQLDHRLLQWSWHLQALEPLNQLHALLKDHPILLLSSNGNSGPLQAELRSAGFQAEVDVHLREPSLLEPVPLFAPRRQPLPNTEVYAQHLLEQSRRLILGRAGMTIVLLNDPQMRQRLTSELAGEFGSRVLEQATAPEANGVICCSWEWWLTHQSQLPAPDQLIVALLPIASLESPLTAARVEALKQQGRDWFRELLLPEALSLMAPAIAPLRRSGGRLAVLDGRLRGRSWGEQVFQALQPWTPLHRLLPD; encoded by the coding sequence ATGCTGGAAGCACATGCCCATCAGCAACTCAAGCAACTGCTGCTGCAGGAGCGCTCGGCGTGGCCGCATCACCTGACTCTGAGTCGCCTGATCGCCCGAGGGCTACGGCGTCGGGATCACGCCCTCATTCAACTCAGCCCCTGCAGCCAGGATCAATGGTGGCTTGGGCTCCTGGTTCCCCTCTCTCTTCAGAGCCGCCACTGCGTGCTGGTCCTTGAGGACCAGCAGCGCCAGCGTCTACTCCAGGTGGAGCGCCCGAGGCTGCAAGCGGAGGGTTTGCAGCTGCCCTGCTGGCAGGGACTAGAAGCACCGCAGGGCGATCAGCTCTGGTTGCTCAATACCCAAGAGCTGGTCGAGGCCCAACGACTCGGCCTCCTACGGGCTCACCATCTTTTGATCATCCCTGAGGCTGATCAGCTCAGCCAAAGACTTCGACGGGCGATGGCTCTGACCTTAACGGCGTCGGACTGGGAAAGTCTTCGTCGGGCCCAGCCCAGTGCCGACGGAGCATTGCTGGAGCTGTATGAACGCCTCAGTCGCCAACTGTTTGGCCAGGCGACCCACAGTGATGCCAGCGTGCGTTTGCAGAGCTGTCAGCTCCAAAGCCTGCGCGACCTGCTGAGCCTTCTGCAACCACTGCCAGCCCCATGGGCACGCGTCCTGGCGGCCGATCCGCAGCATTGGGCCAGCTGGGCTCAGCTTGACCACCGCCTGCTGCAATGGAGCTGGCACCTCCAGGCCCTGGAGCCCCTGAACCAGCTGCATGCCCTGTTGAAGGACCATCCAATCCTGCTTCTCAGCAGCAATGGGAACAGCGGACCTTTGCAGGCGGAATTACGCAGTGCCGGCTTCCAAGCCGAGGTTGATGTGCATCTGCGCGAGCCGTCGCTTCTGGAGCCGGTCCCTCTTTTTGCACCCCGCCGACAACCGCTGCCGAACACCGAGGTGTACGCGCAACACCTGCTCGAACAGTCCCGACGACTGATTCTCGGACGCGCCGGGATGACGATCGTGCTGCTCAATGACCCACAGATGCGCCAGCGTCTCACCAGCGAACTGGCGGGAGAATTCGGCAGCCGCGTCCTGGAGCAGGCGACCGCCCCGGAAGCCAATGGTGTGATCTGCTGCTCCTGGGAGTGGTGGCTAACGCATCAGTCGCAGCTGCCGGCTCCCGATCAGCTGATCGTGGCACTGCTACCGATCGCCAGCCTGGAAAGCCCCCTAACGGCAGCCCGGGTGGAAGCTCTCAAGCAGCAGGGGCGGGACTGGTTCAGGGAACTTCTGCTTCCAGAAGCCCTCAGCCTGATGGCCCCGGCGATTGCTCCGCTTCGCCGCAGCGGCGGTCGTCTTGCAGTGCTGGACGGACGACTGCGGGGTCGAAGCTGGGGCGAACAGGTGTTTCAGGCCCTGCAACCGTGGACCCCCTTACACCGGCTCCTGCCTGACTAA
- a CDS encoding DUF2839 domain-containing protein — translation MGEARRRASQGLPPRQPRANPADQERVAPWLPLTKQQTNQFVSITTRGAWIGIGALVVFWVVVRFIGPAAGWWTLADMP, via the coding sequence ATGGGAGAAGCCCGACGCCGCGCCAGCCAGGGCCTGCCGCCCCGCCAGCCTCGTGCGAACCCTGCAGACCAGGAGCGGGTTGCACCTTGGCTGCCCCTCACCAAACAGCAAACCAATCAGTTCGTATCGATCACGACCCGCGGTGCCTGGATCGGGATTGGCGCCCTGGTGGTGTTCTGGGTGGTGGTGCGCTTCATCGGACCCGCTGCAGGCTGGTGGACCCTGGCCGATATGCCTTGA
- a CDS encoding photosystem II S4 domain protein — translation MMLPREPLLQGSRLRAGLEPLLDLADEVLRTWQPGWSPFLSAPLQNEALARFSSLTELRWDREGGYPAAERCRLRCQRSGGEPTEKSSPSLATDVPIHGLSVEGNFLFDPLSPADMHQALEGMGVEEGMLGDIWIRGDRGAQLLCTPEAAALLDGRRGVVRDVEILCESMAPEALQLPALRAVKRLSSVEASCRLDAIASAGFGLSRSKVSQQIRAGKLRLNWEPVRQASRDLQVGDCLQLQDRGSVEVLSLTLTKRDRWRVDMERR, via the coding sequence CTGATGTTGCCCCGCGAACCACTCCTGCAGGGCAGTCGCCTTAGGGCCGGACTGGAGCCACTTCTCGATCTAGCCGATGAGGTATTGCGCACCTGGCAGCCAGGCTGGAGTCCCTTCCTTTCTGCCCCCCTCCAGAACGAAGCGCTCGCCCGATTCTCGTCCTTGACTGAGCTGCGCTGGGATCGGGAAGGGGGCTACCCGGCCGCGGAGCGCTGTCGCCTGCGCTGCCAGCGCAGCGGCGGAGAGCCCACAGAGAAGAGCAGCCCATCCCTCGCGACGGATGTGCCGATCCACGGCCTATCAGTGGAAGGCAACTTTCTGTTTGACCCCCTCTCTCCGGCTGACATGCACCAAGCTCTCGAAGGGATGGGCGTTGAGGAGGGGATGCTCGGGGATATCTGGATCCGCGGAGATCGGGGGGCTCAACTGCTCTGTACCCCCGAGGCGGCAGCCTTGCTTGATGGGCGGCGAGGGGTGGTGCGCGATGTGGAGATCCTCTGCGAGTCGATGGCGCCGGAAGCCCTTCAACTTCCCGCCCTGCGCGCGGTCAAACGCCTAAGCAGCGTTGAAGCCTCCTGCCGACTCGATGCGATCGCCTCTGCAGGGTTCGGGCTTTCACGCTCCAAAGTCAGCCAGCAGATTCGCGCAGGAAAGCTCCGGCTGAACTGGGAGCCCGTTCGCCAGGCAAGCCGCGATCTACAGGTGGGCGATTGCCTACAGCTCCAGGACAGGGGAAGCGTGGAGGTGCTCTCGCTGACTCTGACCAAACGTGATCGCTGGCGCGTCGACATGGAGCGACGCTGA
- the murD gene encoding UDP-N-acetylmuramoyl-L-alanine--D-glutamate ligase — MARTVVVGLGRSGVGAARLLRAQGLAVTVLERDQGSSQEEKAQLLRAEGIDVQLGRPLMPESFTPWLNAASPDDGLAAVVVSPGIAWDHPTLNQLRSHGVSVLGEMAVAWQALQMAPWIGITGTNGKTTVTQLLQHVLSHGGLSAPMAGNVGNSAAELALLLQSEQLPCPDWVVMEMSSYQIEAAATVAPRIGIWTTLTPDHLERHGTLEAYRSIKRSLLERSQVRIFNADDPDLQAHRASWSQGIWISAAGPGEGAEPADLWCDENGTVRAPSGPLFPASALAMPGAHNRQNMLMVTAAALEVGLDPGTIEAGLRSFPGVPHRLERLGLLEGMDVFNDSKATNYDAAVVALRSVPGPIVVLAGGQTKQGDATEWLRLMQEHACAAVLYGRGAEELKSLLKSSDFSGVVESTLDLNTAVPLAIELGRRQKAASLLLSPACASFDQYRDFEARGDHFRTLINARLSP, encoded by the coding sequence ATGGCGCGCACCGTTGTGGTGGGGCTTGGGCGCTCAGGGGTCGGAGCCGCGCGTCTGCTCAGGGCTCAGGGCCTCGCTGTCACGGTGCTGGAGCGGGATCAGGGATCGAGCCAAGAGGAGAAGGCGCAACTCCTACGGGCCGAAGGGATTGACGTGCAGCTTGGGCGACCCCTGATGCCCGAGAGCTTCACGCCCTGGCTCAACGCAGCCTCCCCCGATGACGGCCTTGCTGCCGTGGTCGTGAGCCCCGGAATCGCTTGGGATCACCCGACCCTCAATCAGCTCCGCTCTCACGGTGTCTCCGTGCTTGGGGAAATGGCTGTGGCCTGGCAGGCCCTGCAGATGGCCCCCTGGATCGGGATCACCGGCACCAACGGCAAGACCACTGTGACCCAGCTGCTTCAGCACGTGCTGAGCCATGGCGGCCTGTCGGCACCGATGGCAGGCAACGTTGGGAACTCGGCCGCTGAACTCGCCCTTTTGCTCCAAAGCGAGCAGCTGCCTTGCCCTGACTGGGTCGTAATGGAAATGAGCAGTTATCAGATCGAAGCGGCGGCCACGGTCGCTCCCCGGATCGGCATCTGGACGACGCTCACGCCCGACCATCTCGAGCGCCACGGGACCCTCGAGGCTTACCGCTCCATCAAACGGAGTTTGCTGGAGCGCTCTCAGGTGCGGATTTTCAATGCCGATGATCCCGACCTTCAAGCCCATCGCGCCTCCTGGAGCCAAGGCATCTGGATCAGCGCTGCAGGGCCTGGTGAGGGCGCTGAGCCTGCTGACCTCTGGTGTGATGAGAACGGCACAGTGCGAGCCCCCTCAGGCCCCTTGTTTCCCGCCTCAGCGCTGGCGATGCCCGGGGCCCACAACCGTCAGAACATGCTCATGGTCACTGCCGCTGCCTTGGAAGTAGGACTCGATCCGGGCACGATTGAGGCCGGACTGCGCAGCTTCCCTGGGGTTCCCCACCGCCTCGAGCGGCTTGGGCTGCTCGAGGGCATGGACGTGTTCAACGACAGCAAGGCCACCAACTACGACGCTGCCGTCGTCGCCCTGCGCTCCGTACCAGGCCCGATTGTGGTGCTTGCAGGCGGGCAAACCAAACAAGGAGATGCCACGGAATGGCTGCGCCTGATGCAGGAGCACGCCTGCGCAGCCGTGCTTTATGGCCGTGGAGCCGAAGAGCTAAAGAGTCTGCTGAAGAGCAGTGATTTTTCAGGGGTGGTGGAGAGCACCCTTGATCTGAATACAGCGGTGCCGCTGGCGATCGAACTCGGACGCCGACAGAAGGCCGCAAGCCTGTTGCTGTCCCCGGCATGCGCCAGTTTCGATCAATACCGCGATTTTGAAGCGCGTGGCGATCATTTCCGCACCCTGATCAACGCCCGTCTCTCCCCCTAA
- a CDS encoding EVE domain-containing protein produces the protein MKSEPDVYGIQDLARERETLWDGIRNYQARNFMRSMNIGDQAFFYHSNCKPPGIVGLMEVVETGLTDPTQFDPSSKYYDPASKQESPRWDCVRLRYVGVFAELLSLDALRETYNEEQLTVVRRGNRLSILPVADPIATDLLSRLGTLH, from the coding sequence ATGAAAAGCGAGCCTGACGTCTATGGAATCCAGGACTTGGCGCGCGAGCGGGAGACCCTTTGGGACGGGATCCGCAATTATCAAGCCCGTAATTTCATGCGCAGCATGAACATCGGCGATCAAGCCTTTTTTTATCACTCCAATTGCAAACCTCCGGGCATTGTTGGCCTGATGGAGGTGGTTGAGACCGGTCTCACCGATCCGACCCAGTTCGATCCCAGCTCCAAGTACTACGACCCGGCGTCCAAACAGGAGTCTCCTCGCTGGGACTGCGTGCGGCTCCGCTATGTGGGAGTGTTTGCCGAGCTGCTGAGCCTCGATGCCCTGAGGGAGACGTACAACGAAGAGCAGCTCACGGTCGTACGCCGCGGCAATCGATTGTCGATCCTGCCCGTAGCGGATCCGATCGCCACCGATCTGCTGAGCCGCCTTGGAACGCTCCACTGA
- a CDS encoding DUF2811 domain-containing protein codes for MSPSGCGSSASDASGAMDAALVSFQAELPLPLQEAMTRFIENYPNWDQYRLVQAALAGFLVQNGVESRAITRLYVGNMFRRQSLLQQI; via the coding sequence ATGAGCCCCTCAGGTTGTGGGTCATCTGCATCCGATGCCTCTGGAGCCATGGACGCTGCACTGGTCAGTTTTCAGGCTGAATTGCCCCTGCCTCTGCAGGAGGCCATGACCCGCTTCATCGAGAATTATCCCAACTGGGATCAGTACCGTCTCGTTCAGGCGGCCCTTGCCGGCTTTCTGGTTCAGAACGGCGTCGAGTCAAGGGCGATTACGCGCCTGTATGTCGGCAACATGTTCAGGCGTCAGTCGCTGCTTCAGCAGATTTGA
- a CDS encoding DUF1818 family protein, producing MIQQEGPGWRLAHDPSRLRYPVLIGGEAWAFELTEGEWQGLVALVSELTNQHQALVDQLLEEEAITLEMERAPWWGCLEGHRDRWALQVLLEADATGGRGVEGHWPAPAAQAVTAAMRTIWDSGSR from the coding sequence ATGATTCAGCAGGAAGGGCCTGGCTGGCGCCTGGCCCACGATCCCAGTCGTCTCCGTTATCCCGTGTTGATTGGAGGGGAGGCTTGGGCATTTGAGCTAACCGAAGGGGAGTGGCAGGGCCTGGTGGCCTTGGTTTCGGAGCTCACCAATCAGCATCAGGCGCTGGTGGATCAGCTGCTTGAAGAAGAGGCGATCACGCTGGAAATGGAGAGAGCGCCCTGGTGGGGCTGCCTGGAGGGCCATCGGGATCGATGGGCGCTGCAGGTTCTGCTTGAAGCTGACGCGACCGGCGGAAGGGGAGTGGAAGGCCATTGGCCTGCGCCAGCTGCTCAGGCTGTGACGGCGGCGATGAGAACGATCTGGGATTCAGGCTCGAGATAA
- a CDS encoding DNA-directed RNA polymerase subunit omega gives MIGAGLSSQDLAKRGESLIRQSSNRYLTTVRIAFRAKQRRFDDFDGLLEESSVKPVQRAIIELSDEQDQPDLLPG, from the coding sequence GTGATCGGTGCCGGTTTGAGCTCTCAGGATCTGGCCAAGCGCGGTGAAAGCCTGATCCGCCAATCAAGCAATCGCTATCTCACGACCGTTCGGATTGCGTTCCGGGCCAAACAGCGTCGTTTTGACGACTTCGACGGGCTGCTTGAGGAGTCCAGCGTCAAGCCGGTGCAGAGGGCCATTATCGAGCTGAGTGATGAGCAGGATCAGCCTGACTTGCTCCCTGGATGA
- a CDS encoding Hsp70 family protein, with product MAADRPPADEENLQVSERTGTLAIDLGSTTTVVAFQLDGGTAPNLLDLPPITRNPGEIPSLIWARSADDPNPLVGRQVLDSGLADGHSPGLLRDFKRFIAGPELDPANECSDQSNGESLGEQMSADSAGEWLLREIWRRLPNGVRVGRLVLTAPVEHYRGYRTWLLKACSQLPVDEIALVDEPTAAALGAGLAPGSRLLVVDVGGSTIDMALVALEGGEGRAAPLAQLLRFRGRDLASSRQSLRCAKVLGKAGLALGGRDLDRWIVDHLAPGKFQKDDPAIAPLLNAAERLKCRLSDCNHPSDLPLSEIATLSDEGRQQELRLTRLQLESLIQERGLLKALDDLLEQTLAGGRRHGCPLEDLDGVMAVGGGARLPLLLDWLRQRTAPVRLLTPPPVVAVASGALSLTPGVQVRDVLQRGVSLRCWDRRSQSHHWHPLFVAGQTWPTRSPLELVLAAGREGQGQLELVLGEPEAIGRHDVVYVNGLPTLQQGSATATVRPWSAPSPHLPLEPTGKAGQDCLRLRFSIDAQSVLLVEGEDLRSGLKLQPRELGTVR from the coding sequence ATGGCAGCGGACCGACCCCCGGCGGACGAAGAAAACCTTCAGGTTTCAGAGCGGACTGGAACGCTGGCGATCGACCTGGGAAGCACCACCACCGTGGTGGCCTTTCAGTTGGATGGCGGCACCGCCCCGAACCTGCTCGATCTCCCACCCATCACTCGCAATCCAGGGGAGATACCGAGCCTGATCTGGGCTCGCAGCGCCGATGACCCCAATCCTCTTGTGGGCCGACAGGTGCTCGACAGTGGTCTTGCCGACGGCCACTCTCCAGGATTACTGAGAGATTTCAAGCGCTTCATCGCTGGTCCTGAGCTGGATCCAGCGAATGAGTGCTCCGATCAGTCCAACGGCGAGTCCTTAGGCGAACAAATGTCTGCGGACTCCGCCGGTGAGTGGCTGCTTCGAGAGATCTGGCGGAGGCTGCCCAATGGGGTGAGGGTCGGACGGCTCGTACTCACGGCCCCGGTGGAGCACTACCGGGGCTACCGAACCTGGCTTCTGAAAGCCTGCAGCCAGCTACCGGTTGATGAAATCGCCCTGGTGGATGAGCCCACCGCAGCGGCCCTGGGGGCCGGGCTGGCGCCAGGCTCTCGCCTGCTGGTGGTGGACGTGGGGGGGAGCACGATTGACATGGCGCTCGTCGCTCTTGAGGGAGGGGAAGGGCGTGCGGCGCCCCTCGCCCAGCTCTTGCGCTTCCGCGGCAGGGACCTGGCCAGCAGTCGCCAGTCCTTGCGCTGCGCCAAGGTGCTGGGGAAGGCCGGTCTAGCTCTCGGTGGACGGGATCTGGATCGCTGGATCGTTGACCACCTGGCCCCAGGGAAGTTCCAGAAGGACGATCCTGCGATCGCCCCTCTGCTCAATGCTGCCGAACGCCTGAAATGCCGGCTCAGCGACTGCAACCATCCCTCCGACCTGCCCCTCAGCGAGATCGCGACCCTCAGCGATGAGGGGCGCCAGCAGGAGCTTCGCCTGACGCGATTGCAGCTCGAGTCGCTGATCCAAGAACGGGGCCTGCTGAAGGCTCTCGATGATTTGTTGGAGCAGACGCTCGCAGGAGGACGGCGACACGGCTGCCCTCTCGAGGATCTCGATGGGGTGATGGCGGTAGGCGGTGGGGCACGCCTCCCCCTGCTGCTGGACTGGCTGCGGCAGAGAACTGCACCAGTCCGCCTGCTGACACCACCTCCTGTTGTGGCCGTGGCTTCCGGAGCCCTTTCCCTCACCCCTGGCGTGCAGGTCAGGGACGTTCTTCAGAGGGGGGTGTCGCTGCGTTGCTGGGACCGCCGCAGTCAAAGCCATCACTGGCACCCTTTATTCGTCGCCGGTCAGACCTGGCCGACCCGGAGTCCGCTTGAGCTCGTCCTGGCTGCCGGTCGCGAGGGTCAAGGCCAACTGGAGCTGGTGCTCGGGGAACCAGAGGCCATCGGCCGCCATGACGTGGTTTACGTGAACGGCTTGCCAACCCTGCAGCAGGGCAGCGCAACAGCCACGGTGCGCCCATGGAGCGCCCCCTCCCCGCACCTACCCCTCGAGCCCACGGGGAAGGCTGGTCAGGACTGCCTGCGCCTGCGTTTTTCCATCGATGCTCAGTCCGTTCTGCTCGTGGAGGGAGAAGACCTGCGCAGCGGCCTGAAGCTGCAACCTCGTGAACTGGGGACGGTTCGCTGA
- a CDS encoding ferredoxin-thioredoxin reductase variable chain translates to MQAGDKVTVSANVVVFNHPEHRGEAFDLQGSEGEVVNVLDDWKGRPISPTLPVIVAFGRYKAHFRGDELTAVS, encoded by the coding sequence ATGCAAGCGGGCGACAAGGTAACGGTCTCAGCCAACGTCGTGGTGTTTAACCATCCCGAACATCGTGGTGAAGCCTTCGATCTCCAGGGAAGCGAAGGGGAAGTGGTCAACGTGCTGGATGACTGGAAAGGTCGGCCGATCAGTCCCACCCTGCCGGTCATCGTGGCCTTTGGCCGTTACAAGGCCCACTTCCGCGGTGATGAGCTCACCGCTGTGAGCTGA
- the pyrR gene encoding bifunctional pyr operon transcriptional regulator/uracil phosphoribosyltransferase PyrR: MGGSADAGRIEILSAQELARTLARLASQVLETVDSTDDLVLLGIPTRGVQLARVLARQLEDLSGRTIAQGTLDPTFHRDDLERVGMRFGQATDLPMGVEERVVVLVDDVIFTGRTVRAALEAIQAWGRPRRVLLLVMVDRGHRELPIQPDFCGRVVPTRRTETIELRLMDLDGEEGVYLR; the protein is encoded by the coding sequence ATGGGCGGTTCTGCCGATGCCGGAAGGATTGAGATCCTCTCGGCCCAGGAGCTGGCAAGGACCCTCGCCAGACTTGCTTCGCAGGTGCTGGAGACCGTTGACAGCACGGATGACCTGGTTTTGTTGGGCATCCCCACACGCGGCGTGCAGCTCGCCCGAGTTCTCGCCCGCCAGCTTGAGGATCTCTCCGGCCGCACGATTGCTCAAGGAACGCTTGACCCCACCTTTCATCGCGATGATCTCGAGCGGGTGGGAATGCGGTTTGGACAAGCCACGGACCTCCCCATGGGCGTTGAGGAGCGGGTTGTGGTGCTTGTCGACGATGTGATCTTTACCGGTCGCACCGTGAGGGCGGCCTTGGAGGCGATTCAGGCCTGGGGCCGTCCGCGTCGGGTTCTGCTTCTGGTGATGGTGGATCGTGGTCACCGTGAGCTCCCGATCCAGCCTGATTTTTGCGGACGCGTTGTGCCAACCCGACGCACGGAAACCATCGAGCTGCGCTTGATGGATCTTGACGGTGAGGAGGGGGTGTACCTGCGCTGA
- the gpmI gene encoding 2,3-bisphosphoglycerate-independent phosphoglycerate mutase: MEKPLRTERCGESVPNSSDESFQRSGAVAPVVLAILDGWGHREGKEHNAIVTAETPVMDALWHAYPHALIQASGAHVGLPDEQMGNSEVGHLTIGAGRIIRQELVRISETVRNEKLGERSALRELAAELRNSNGTLHLLGLCSDGGVHSHVDHLCGLLRWAASEGLSKVAIHAITDGRDTPTQSAPQFIEAVENAILLTGVGEIASLCGRYWAMDRDHRWERTSMAYSLLTDPAIEISGMTASEALAASYAQGTTDEFLEPVRLTPSFFNDGDGLVMFNFRPDRARQIVQSLCVDAFEGFERAQRPKLKIVTFTQYEADLPVMVAFPPESLDQLLGQVVADHGLRQYRTAETEKYPHVTYFMNGGIEQPLSGEDRHLVPSPRVATYDQAPAMAAATLTDSCIEAIERGVYSLVVINYANPDMVGHTGVMGATTEAIQEVDHCIGRLLDAVGRMGGTLLITADHGNAEVMQGPDGQAWTAHTTNPVPVILVEGEKRKVPGLGNALRLRDNGGLADIAPTLLQLLDLPKPEVMSGCSLIESIDAPTLSARLPQPV; encoded by the coding sequence ATGGAGAAGCCCTTAAGAACTGAACGTTGCGGAGAGAGCGTGCCGAACAGCAGTGATGAGAGCTTCCAGCGATCCGGTGCCGTCGCACCGGTCGTTCTCGCCATTCTTGACGGCTGGGGACACCGCGAAGGGAAAGAGCACAACGCCATTGTCACCGCCGAGACTCCGGTGATGGATGCCCTCTGGCATGCCTATCCGCACGCACTGATCCAAGCCAGCGGAGCCCATGTGGGACTCCCGGACGAGCAGATGGGCAATTCCGAAGTGGGGCACCTCACCATCGGAGCAGGCCGGATCATCCGCCAGGAACTCGTTCGGATCAGCGAAACCGTCCGAAACGAAAAGCTCGGTGAACGATCCGCTCTCCGGGAGCTGGCAGCGGAGCTGCGCAACAGCAACGGCACCCTCCACCTCCTTGGCCTCTGCTCCGACGGTGGCGTCCACAGTCATGTGGATCATCTCTGCGGGCTCTTGCGCTGGGCAGCCTCCGAGGGCCTGAGCAAGGTGGCGATTCACGCCATCACTGATGGCAGGGACACCCCCACCCAGAGTGCCCCCCAATTCATCGAGGCCGTTGAGAATGCCATCCTCCTGACCGGAGTTGGCGAGATCGCCAGCCTCTGCGGCCGCTATTGGGCCATGGACCGAGACCATCGCTGGGAGCGGACCAGCATGGCCTACTCCCTGCTCACGGATCCCGCGATCGAGATCAGCGGCATGACGGCCTCAGAGGCCCTGGCCGCGAGCTACGCCCAGGGAACCACCGACGAGTTCCTCGAACCGGTGCGTCTCACCCCCAGCTTCTTCAACGACGGCGACGGGCTTGTGATGTTCAACTTCCGCCCCGACCGCGCTCGGCAGATTGTTCAATCCCTGTGCGTCGATGCCTTTGAGGGTTTTGAGCGCGCCCAACGCCCCAAGTTGAAGATCGTCACCTTCACGCAGTACGAAGCGGATCTTCCCGTGATGGTGGCCTTCCCTCCCGAGTCGCTCGATCAGCTACTCGGCCAGGTGGTCGCCGATCACGGACTGCGCCAGTACCGCACGGCTGAAACCGAAAAATATCCACACGTCACCTACTTCATGAACGGTGGCATTGAGCAACCCCTTTCAGGAGAGGACCGCCACCTGGTGCCCTCACCACGCGTCGCCACCTACGACCAAGCGCCTGCGATGGCCGCTGCCACCCTCACGGACAGTTGCATCGAAGCGATCGAACGTGGCGTGTATTCGCTGGTGGTGATTAATTACGCCAATCCCGACATGGTTGGCCACACCGGTGTGATGGGGGCCACCACCGAAGCGATCCAGGAGGTCGACCATTGCATCGGTCGCCTGCTCGATGCCGTCGGGCGCATGGGAGGCACGCTTCTGATCACAGCCGACCATGGCAATGCAGAAGTGATGCAAGGTCCCGATGGTCAAGCTTGGACCGCCCACACCACCAACCCGGTGCCCGTGATCCTCGTGGAGGGGGAGAAGCGCAAGGTCCCTGGCCTTGGCAATGCCCTGCGCCTCCGAGACAACGGCGGGCTCGCTGATATCGCACCAACCTTGCTTCAACTTCTCGATCTCCCCAAACCTGAGGTGATGTCAGGCTGCAGCCTGATTGAATCGATTGATGCGCCGACTTTGAGCGCCCGTCTGCCCCAACCCGTCTGA
- the secG gene encoding preprotein translocase subunit SecG has translation MLTSVLSWIWIGSGMLLILLVLLHSPKGDGMGGLAASGSSMFTSASSAEATLNRLTWTCLATFLTLAVILSAGWLR, from the coding sequence ATGCTTACATCTGTTCTCTCCTGGATCTGGATCGGCAGCGGCATGCTGCTCATCCTGCTGGTACTCCTGCACAGTCCGAAAGGCGATGGCATGGGAGGACTGGCAGCCAGTGGCAGCTCGATGTTCACCAGTGCCAGTAGCGCTGAGGCCACGCTGAATCGCCTCACCTGGACCTGCCTGGCAACGTTTCTCACCCTCGCGGTGATCTTGAGTGCTGGCTGGCTTCGCTGA